In Devosia litorisediminis, one genomic interval encodes:
- a CDS encoding thiamine pyrophosphate-requiring protein — protein sequence MATGDLSLTAGGALLARLKAVGVDYIFANSGTDFPPIIEGLSEAAAKGIPLPVALTMPHESAAMGMAHGYYLATGRSQAVMAHTNVGLANCATGAINAAVENVPVLLFSGRTPVTERDRFGARTVPIGWGQEMRDQAALVREASKWDYELRFPEQVGELVDRAYAIANSTPKGPVYVSLPREVLCEPYRPDDVGVPNLMSPVRPAPDRSQIDHVAALIATARKPVIFAQHGAGSADAFAALGKLADRWGIAVCQYWAVQLAVPTDHPMSIGNDPAGFIEDADLVLVLDSLAPWSAHAHRPEASATIVQLGPDPLKARMPIRNFRSDISIVSEVSDGIMALKSALDAREVGPAIAMRREGVAKIAAERRAATLEKAKLRDDGAMTSDFVAKAVSDAIAGADAVLLSERGCTMPPMTLNHHRAWYQEPHAGGLGWSFPAALGMQLAERDRLVVATMGDGSYMFANPVACHQIAEALELPLLVIILNNAEWAAVRHSVLDIYPDGYASRTNAMPLTGLSPIPDFVKVAEASRAWARRIDSADALVQGLADALAHIKTTKSLALLDIRTIG from the coding sequence TTGGCGACGGGCGATCTGAGTTTGACAGCGGGCGGGGCCTTGCTGGCACGGCTGAAGGCTGTGGGTGTGGACTACATCTTCGCCAATTCCGGCACGGATTTCCCGCCGATCATTGAGGGCCTGTCCGAGGCTGCGGCTAAAGGCATCCCTCTGCCGGTGGCGCTGACCATGCCGCATGAAAGTGCGGCGATGGGCATGGCGCATGGCTATTACCTGGCGACCGGACGCAGTCAGGCCGTGATGGCGCATACCAATGTCGGACTGGCCAATTGTGCTACCGGGGCGATCAATGCGGCGGTAGAGAATGTTCCCGTGTTGCTGTTTTCCGGCCGGACACCGGTCACCGAACGCGACCGGTTCGGCGCCCGCACCGTGCCCATTGGCTGGGGACAGGAGATGCGTGATCAGGCCGCTCTGGTACGCGAAGCCAGCAAATGGGACTACGAGTTGCGCTTTCCCGAGCAGGTGGGCGAGTTGGTCGACCGCGCTTACGCCATCGCCAATTCGACCCCCAAGGGGCCCGTCTATGTAAGCCTGCCCCGCGAGGTGCTGTGCGAGCCCTACAGGCCTGACGATGTCGGCGTGCCCAATCTGATGTCGCCGGTGCGTCCTGCCCCGGACCGCAGCCAGATCGACCACGTCGCCGCGTTAATCGCGACAGCACGCAAGCCGGTGATCTTTGCCCAGCATGGCGCTGGCAGCGCAGATGCATTTGCCGCGCTGGGCAAACTGGCCGACCGCTGGGGCATTGCCGTGTGCCAGTACTGGGCGGTGCAGTTGGCGGTGCCAACGGACCATCCAATGTCTATTGGCAATGATCCTGCCGGCTTCATCGAGGATGCAGATTTGGTGCTGGTGCTCGATTCGCTGGCACCGTGGTCAGCTCATGCGCATCGCCCGGAGGCATCGGCCACCATTGTGCAATTGGGCCCCGATCCGCTCAAGGCGCGCATGCCGATCCGCAATTTCCGCTCCGACATTTCGATCGTCTCGGAAGTCTCGGACGGCATTATGGCACTCAAGTCTGCTCTTGACGCTCGAGAGGTCGGCCCCGCGATCGCCATGCGCCGAGAAGGCGTTGCCAAGATCGCCGCCGAGCGCCGCGCGGCGACGCTGGAAAAGGCCAAATTGCGCGACGATGGCGCGATGACCAGTGATTTTGTCGCCAAAGCCGTGTCAGACGCAATTGCTGGCGCCGATGCAGTGCTGCTGTCTGAGCGTGGCTGCACCATGCCGCCCATGACGCTGAACCACCATCGTGCCTGGTATCAGGAGCCGCATGCCGGTGGGCTTGGCTGGTCGTTCCCAGCGGCGCTGGGCATGCAACTGGCCGAGCGCGACAGGCTGGTAGTCGCCACGATGGGTGATGGCTCATACATGTTCGCCAATCCGGTGGCTTGCCATCAGATCGCCGAAGCGCTCGAACTGCCGCTGCTGGTGATTATTCTGAACAATGCCGAATGGGCGGCCGTACGTCATTCGGTGCTCGACATCTATCCCGATGGCTACGCCTCGAGAACCAATGCGATGCCGTTGACCGGGCTGTCGCCCATTCCCGACTTCGTCAAGGTGGCCGAGGCCAGTCGCGCCTGGGCGCGGCGGATCGACAGTGCTGACGCACTGGTGCAGGGGCTGGCTGATGCATTGGCGCACATCAAAACCACCAAATCACTGGCCCTGCTCGATATCCGGACCATTGGCTAA